The following proteins come from a genomic window of Musa acuminata AAA Group cultivar baxijiao chromosome BXJ1-7, Cavendish_Baxijiao_AAA, whole genome shotgun sequence:
- the LOC135678330 gene encoding cytochrome c1-2, heme protein, mitochondrial-like translates to MAAGRGISQLLRKHLQFQSSVPSFISSIKHEEAIGSAGLKPLRVFALLGVGFSGALAFASLASADEAEHGLPAPSYPWPHDGILSSYDHASIRRGHQVYQQVCASCHSMSLISFRDLVGVAYTEEETKEMAAEIEVVDGPNDEGEMFTRPGKLSDRFPQPYANEQAARFANGGAYPPDLSLITKARHNGQNYVFALLTGYRDPPAGVSIREGLHYNPYFTGGAIAMPKMLIDGAVEYEDGTPATESQMGKDVVTFLSWAAEPEMEERKLMGFKWIFVLSLALLQAAYYRRLKWSVIKSRKLVVDVVN, encoded by the exons ATGGCTGCTGGAAGAGGCATCAGCCAGCTGCTGAGGAAGCACCTTCAGTTCCAGTCATCA GTTCCATCTTTTATTTCATCAATAAAGCATGAAGAGGCTATTGGATCAGCTGGTCTCAAACCATTAAGAGTGTTTGCATTACTTGGAGTTGGTTTTTCTGGTGCTTTAGCCTTTGCTTCACTAGCGTCTGCTGATGAAGCAGAGCATGGTTTACCAGCCCCGAGTTACCCATGGCCACACGATGGTATCCTTAGCTCTTATGACCATGCATC AATTCGGCGAGGTCACCAAGTATACCAACAAGTATGTGCTTCTTGTCATTCCATGTCACTGATTTCATTTCGGGACCTTGTTGGTGTGGCATACACTGAAGAAGAGACTAAAGAAATGGCTGCTGAGATTGAGGTTGTTGATGGACCCAATGATGAAGGTGAAATGTTTACTCGTCCTGGCAAATTAAGTGATCGTTTTCCTCAGCCATATGCAAATGAACAAGCAGCAAGATTTGCAAATGGAGGGGCATATCCTCCAGACCTGAGCTTAATAACAAAG GCACGGCATAATGGTCAGAACTATGTATTTGCTCTTCTCACTGGTTATCGTGATCCTCCTGCTGGTGTTTCG ATTCGTGAGGGACTGCACTACAACCCTTACTTTACTGGTGGTGCAATAGCAATGCCAAAAATGCTCATTGACGGTGCCGTCGAATATGAAGATGGTACTCCTGCCACTGAATCCCAG ATGGGCAAGGATGTTGTTACATTTTTGTCTTGGGCAGCGGAGCCTGAGATGGAAGAGAGGAAACTG ATGGGATTCAAATGGATTTTTGTCCTGTCGCTTGCTCTTCTCCAAGCTGCATATTATCGGCGGTTGAAGTGGTCTGTCATCAAGTCGCGCAAACTGGTCGTAGATGTCGTCAACTGA